One window of the Populus trichocarpa isolate Nisqually-1 chromosome 9, P.trichocarpa_v4.1, whole genome shotgun sequence genome contains the following:
- the LOC7481679 gene encoding expansin-A20, whose translation MGALKAILLYLIIHQTWKITADDEEWKSATATYVKETSGSIIVEGACGYGDLHRATYGKYSAGLSSMLFNRGSTCGACFEVRCVDHILWCLQGSPSVILTATDFCPPNYGLSSDYGGWCNFPKEHFDMSEAAFAEIAEKKADVVPVQHRRVKCDRRGGLRFTMSGNFHFYQVLISNVGLDGEVIAVKVKGSRTAWIPMARNWGQNWQSNINLIGQPLSFEVTTSSRRTLTSYNVAPANWQFGQIFEGKQF comes from the exons ATGGGTGCTCTAAAAGCCATTCTTCTCTACTTGATTATACACCAAACATGGAAGATCACAGCTGATGATGAGGAATGGAAGTCTGCTACTGCAACATACGTTAAGGAGACAAGTGGATCCATCATTGTAG AAGGTGCTTGTGGGTATGGGGACCTTCACAGGGCCACCTATGGAAAATACAGTGCTGGACTAAGTAGCATGCTGTTCAACAGAGGGAGTACCTGTGGGGCTTGCTTCGAGGTCAGATGTGTAGACCACATCTTATGGTGCCTGCAGGGTAGCCCCTCCGTCATTCTCACTGCAACAGATTTCTGCCCTCCAAATTACGGGCTTTCATCGGATTATGGTGGCTGGTGTAATTTCCCCAAAGAACACTTTGACATGTCAGAAGCGGCATTTGCTGAAATCGCAGAGAAAAAGGCTGATGTTGTGCCAGTTCAACACAGAAG GGTGAAGTGTGATAGAAGGGGTGGGCTAAGATTCACAATGAGTGGAAATTTTCACTTTTATCAAGTACTCATCAGCAATGTGGGATTGGATGGTGAGGTGATTGCTGTGAAAGTGAAGGGATCAAGAACAGCGTGGATACCTATGGCAAGAAACTGGGGACAAAACTGGCAATCCAATATCAACCTTATTGGACAGCCTCTATCTTTCGAGGTGACTACCAGCAGCAGAAGAACACTCACATCTTACAATGTTGCACCAGCAAACTGGCAATTTGGCCAGATATTTGAAGGCAAGCAATTCTAG
- the LOC7463354 gene encoding glutamate--tRNA ligase, chloroplastic/mitochondrial isoform X1 gives MANSIIAGTPWMRIRVIPEISFPILRSSSSLYNHKVSFLFPTRRRFSVSAIASTEKEQVRVRFAPSPTGNLHVGGARTALFNYLFARSKGGKFVLRIEDTDLERSTKESEEAVLRDLSWLGLDWDEGPGVGGDYGPYRQSERNSLYKQHAEKLVESGHVYRCFCSNEELEQMKEIAKLKQLPPVYTGKWANAMDDEVQEELAKGTPYTYRFRVPKEGRLTINDLIRGEVSWNYDTLGDFVIMRSNGQPVYNFCVTVDDATMAISHVIRAEEHLPNTLRQALIYKALGFPMPHFAHVSLILAPDRSKLSKRHGATSVGQYREMGYLPRAMVNYLALLGWGDGTENEFFTLEQLVEKFSIGRVNKSGAVFDSTKLRWMNGQHLRALPSDKLNKLVGERWKSSGILVESEGPFIEEAVLLLKDGIELVTDSDKVLSNLLSYPLHATLSRDWRYCQLPEGKVMIQNKLSEVSSGLLAAYDSGELLNALEEGHSGWQKWVKNFGKTMKLKGKSLFMPLRVLLTGKLHGPDMGSSIILLHQAGTGDMVSSQAEFVTLKERFGVLREIDWEALNKDQPPLEPAAIAAN, from the exons ATGGCGAATAGTATCATAGCAGGGACGCCATGGATGAGAATCAGGGTTATCCCTGAAATTTCGTTTCCCATTCTACGTTCTTCATCCTCCCTTTACAACCACAAagtctctttcctttttccaacTAGAAGACGATTTTCAGTCTCTGCCATTGCTAGTACTGAAAAAGAACAGGTTAGAGTCCGTTTTGCTCCCTCGCCTACTGGAAACCTCCATGTTGGTGGTGCTAGAACTGCTCTCTTTAATTATCTCTTTGCTAG gtcTAAAGGTGGGAAATTTGTGTTGAGGATTGAGGATACTGACTTGGAGAGGTCGACTAAAGAATCCGAGGAGGCAGTGCTTCGGGATCTTTCTTGGCTTGGTCTTGACTGGGATGAAG GTCCTGGGGTTGGTGGAGACTATGGTCCATATCGGCAATCAGAGAGGAATTCTCTCTATAAGCAGCATGCTGAGAAACTTGTAGAATCTGGTCATGTTTATCGCTGCTTCTGCTCTAATGAG GAACTTGAGCAAATGAAGGAGATTGCAAAATTGAAGCAACTGCCTCCAGTATACACAGGAAAGTGGGCTAATGCAATGGATGATGAAGTACAGGAAGAGCTGGCAAAGGGAACTCCATACACTTATAGATTTCGTGTGCCTAAGGAAGGGCGTTTGACAATTAATGATCTTATTCGGGGCGAG GTTAGTTGGAATTATGACACACTTGGAGATTTTGTGATCATGAGGAGCAATGGACAACCTGTGTACAACTTTTGTGTCACTGTTGATGATGCTACCATGGCTATCTCACATGTTATCAG AGCTGAAGAGCATTTACCAAATACTCTCAGGCAAGCACTAATATACAAG GCCCTTGGATTCCCCATGCCTCACTTTGCACATGTTTCTTTAATTCTTGCACCTGATAGAAGTAAATTATCAAAACGACATGGTGCAACTTCAGTGGGTCAG TATAGGGAGATGGGTTATCTGCCCCGGGCAATGGTGAATTACTTGGCACTTTTAGGTTGGGGTGATGGaacagaaaatgaattttttaccCTTGAGCAACTTG ttgaaaaattctcaattgGTCGTGTTAACAAAAGCGGCGCTGTTTTTGATTCTACCAAGTTGAG GTGGATGAATGGCCAGCATTTAAGAGCACTTCCATCAGATAAACTGAACAAACTTGTTGGTGAACGCTGGAAAAGCAGTGGCATTCTCGTAGAGTCAGAAGGACCATTTATAGAA GAGGCAGTTCTGCTTCTCAAGGATGGGATTGAGCTGGTAACTGATTCAGACAAAGTGCTCTCAAATTTGCTATCATATCCCTTACATGCTACTTTATCAAG AGACTGGAGATATTGTCAACT TCCTGAAGGTAAAGTTATGATACAAAATAAGCTTTCTGAGGTCTCATCCGGGTTGTTAGCTGCATATGACAGTGGCGAACTCCTTAATGCCCTGGAAGAAGGCCATTCTGGTTGGCAGAAGTGGGTAAAGAATTTTGGAAAAACAATGAAGCTGAAG GGGAAATCTCTTTTCATGCCTCTCCGAGTGTTGCTAACTGGAAAACTCCACGGTCCTGACATGGGCTCTAGCATAATCCTGCTCCATCAAGCTGGAACTGGGGATATGGTTTCTTCCCAAGCTGAGTTTGTGACATTGAAGGAGAGGTTTGGAGTACTGAGGGAAATAGACTGGGAAGCACTGAACAAGGATCAACCTCCTTTGGAACCCGCAGCTATAGCAGCAAATTGA
- the LOC7481681 gene encoding exopolygalacturonase codes for MYSNNMTSLGSGTWMLLLLLSFFCFNAVVFTGADGQGLEVEARRPISHHKGNSSLLFDVKRFGARADGRTDDSKAFIAAWKEACRATGKVELLIPKGTYLIGPVKFAGPCKNVSSLTVYMKGYLKATAKLSRYGSGTGWVEFGWLERLTLTGGGTFDGQGAKAWPYNNCTNDSKCKLLPTNVKFVAMNQTVVQGITSLNSKFFHIALVECKNFKGTKIKISAPADSPNTDGIHVERSSSVYISQSLIGTGDDCISIGQGNSQVTITRIRCGPGHGISVGSLGRYEDEGDVSGLVVRDCAISGTMNGIRIKTWANSPGSSAATNMTFENIVMNNVTNPIIIDQSYCPFSSCISTEPSKVKLSDIYFKQIRGTSSSAVAVALECSKGIPCQNIYLENVHLELSSGEKQATSSCKNVRARYIGEQIPPPCA; via the exons ATGTACAGCAACAACATGACGAGCCTTGGAAGTGGTACCTGGatgctgttgctgttgttgtcCTTCTTTTGTTTCAATGCTGTTGTTTTCACAGGTGCAGATGGACAAGGCCTTGAAGTTGAAGCAAGAAGACCAATCTCGCACCACAAGGGAAACAGCTCTCTCCTCTTTGACGTCAAGAGATTCGGTGCTCGAGCTGATGGCAGAACTGATGACagcaag GCCTTCATAGCAGCATGGAAGGAGGCGTGTAGAGCAACAGGAAAGGTTGAACTTCTGATACCAAAAGGAACGTACTTGATTGGCCCTGTTAAATTTGCAGGCCCTTGCAAAAATGTATCGTCTCTTACTGTCTACATGAAG GGTTATTTAAAGGCTACAGCAAAGTTGTCTAGGTATGGATCTGGAACTGGTTGGGTTGAATTTGGATGGCTGGAGAGGCTAACTTTGACCGGAGGTGGAACCTTTGATGGCCAAGGTGCCAAAGCCTGGCCTTACAATAACTGCACCAATGACTCAAAGTGTAAACTTCTTCCAACT AATGTAAAATTTGTGGCAATGAACCAGACTGTAGTCCAAGGCATAACTTCACTGAATAGCAAGTTCTTTCATATAGCTCTTGTCGAATGCAAGAACTTCAAAGGTACTAAAATCAAGATTTCTGCACCAGCAGACAGCCCCAACACTGACGGTATCCACGTGGAGCGAAGCTCTAGCGTCTATATCTCTCAATCGCTTATTGGTACCGGTGATGACTGCATTTCTATTGGACAAGGAAATTCTCAGGTTACCATCACAAGAATCAGATGTGGACCTGGTCATGGAATCAG TGTTGGAAGCTTGGGAAGATATGAGGACGAAGGGGATGTAAGTGGACTAGTTGTTAGAGATTGTGCCATATCAGGAACCATGAATGGCATCAGGATAAAAACTTGGGCCAACTCTCCAGGTAGCAGCGCAGCAACCAATATGACATTTGAGAACATTGTGATGAACAATGTGACCAATCCAATAATAATTGATCAGTCATATTGCCCATTCAGTTCTTGCATCTCCACA GAACCATCTAAGGTGAAGCTAAGTGATATATATTTCAAGCAGATAAGAGGGACCTCATCATCTGCGGTGGCAGTAGCGCTAGAATGTAGCAAGGGGATACCGTGCCAGAACATATACCTTGAGAATGTTCACTTGGAATTGTCATCAGGGGAGAAACAAGCCACTTCATCATGTAAAAATGTTAGAGCTAGGTACATTGGCGAACAAATCCCGCCACCATGTGCCTAG
- the LOC7481680 gene encoding uncharacterized protein LOC7481680 codes for MSMRIKAVVDKFVQELKEALDADIQDRIMKEREMQSYIEEREREVAEREAAWKAELSRREAEIARQEARLKMEKENLEKEKSVLMGTASNQDNQDGALEITVSGEKYRCLRFSKAKK; via the exons atgtcaATGAGAATAAAGGCGGTGGTGGACAAGTTCGTGCAGGAGCTGAAAGAAGCGTTGGATGCAGATATACAGGACAGAAttatgaaagaaagagagatgcaGAGTTACATCGAAGAACGTGAACGCGAAGTCGCCGAGCGTGAAGCTGCTTGGAAGGCTGAGCTCTCTCGCCGCgag GCAGAGATTGCTCGCCAGGAAGCAAGGCTGAAGATGGAGAAAGAAAATCTCGAGAAAGAGAAAAGTGTTCTCATGGGAACCGCCTCCAATCAGGATAATCAAGATGGAGCTCTGGAAATCACTGTTAGTGGCGAGAAGTATCGATGCCTCAGATTCTCGAAGGCAAAGAAATGA
- the LOC7463358 gene encoding uncharacterized protein LOC7463358, which translates to MSSIVQSFQKRNNSAALPVSQTHSSKDQAVAGLRRRLSSLSLKIQPISSPATQWAFQRSKSVSAMGEYAGSSVKKWWDWGWSWILSRKPVFAQDLEMNEEETRVLGCHSKGSWRHVFYKFRSEVIKLARSGDKAVLPQTCRTSDHSFSYSKNLDAGH; encoded by the coding sequence atgaGCTCCATTGTTCAGAGCTTTCAAAAGAGAAACAATTCTGCTGCTCTCCCAGTCTCACAAACTCACTCCTCTAAAGACCAGGCTGTAGCCGGTCTACGTAGAAGACTCTCCTCTCTTTCCCTCAAGATCCAGCCCATCTCTTCCCCTGCTACTCAATGGGCATTTCAAAGATCCAAATCTGTGTCGGCCATGGGGGAATACGCTGGCAGCTCCGTTAAGAAATGGTGGGACTGGGGCTGGTCTTGGATCCTTTCAAGAAAGCCCGTTTTTGCTCAAGATCTTGAAATGAATGAAGAAGAGACCAGGGTTCTCGGTTGTCACAGCAAGGGGAGCTGGAGACATGTGTTCTATAAGTTCAGGTCCGAGGTAATAAAGCTTGCGAGGTCTGGAGATAAAGCTGTCCTTCCTCAAACTTGCAGGACGTCTGATCATTCCTTCAGTTACTCCAAGAATCTTGATGCTGGCCATTGA
- the LOC7463356 gene encoding uncharacterized protein LOC7463356 yields MEECMRKLALWHTRTFSPVMTHEELEPIMITMGFVGLPPSSPSASSSWKVYAYMAKPPNYKYHYDQAEEQSVAPLRPKLPYPKIDGLHLYTYQAFIDAVNFYLEMSDISDLFHIRGMPLYRNVDRSRKWRRMEDDESVFVYREGTLEQTTYHLYHADKSGNEDDSVLIRVKGKSAPITCIVPLKDIIVA; encoded by the exons ATGGAGGAGTGCATGAGAAAGCTAGCTCTATGGCACACTCGAACATTCAGTCCCGTTATGACTCACGAAGAGCTTGAGCCCATCATGATCACCATGGGCTTCGTGGGCCTCCCCCCTTCCTCCCCCTCCGCGTCTTCCTCGTGGAAGGTGTACGCTTACATGGCTAAGCCGCCTAATTACAAGTACCACTACGACCAAGCGGAGGAGCAGTCTGTAGCTCCGCTGCGGCCCAAGCTGCCTTACCCTAAGATAGATGGCCTCCACCTATACACTTACCAGGCTTTCATCGACGCCGTTAACTTCTACCTCGAGATGTCTGATATCTCCGACCTCTTCCACATTag GGGGATGCCGCTTTATCGGAATGTGGACAGAAGTAGAAAGTGGCGTCGAATGGAGGACGACGAGAGTGTGTTTGTTTACAGAGAGGGGACTCTTGAGCAAACAACATACCATCTTTATCATGCCGACAAGTCGGGCAATGAAGATGATTCTGTGCTTATTCGTGTCAAGGGCAAGAGTGCTCCTATCACCTGCATTGTCCCCCTGAAGGACATCATAGTAGCATGA
- the LOC7481682 gene encoding damage-control phosphatase At2g17340 — MESESEMVAFPLLLTPIESNYRACTIPYRFPSDNPKKPTPTELQWIDLFLNSIPSFKKRAESDPTVPDAPVRAEKFAQRYGDVLEDFKKDPESHGGPPDCILLCRLREIILRELGFIDIFKKVKDEENAKAISLFKDVVQLNDAIEDEPKRLENLVRGIFAGNIFDLGSAELAEVFSKDGMSFLASCQNLVPRPWVIDDLDAFKVKWSKKSWKKVVIFVDNSGADIILGILPFARELLRHGTQVVLAANDMPSINDVTYTELIEIIAKLKDENGQLMGVNTSNLLIANSGNDLPVIDLSRVSQVLAYLASDADLVVLEGMGRGIETNLYAQFKCDSLKIGMVKHPEVAQFLGGRLYDCVFKYNEVVS, encoded by the exons ATGGAGAGCGAATCAGAGATGGTAGCCTTCCCGTTGCTATTGACGCCGATCGAATCCAATTACAGAGCTTGCACCATTCCTTACCGCTTCCCCTCAGACAATCCTAAGAAACCAACCCCTACCGAGCTCCAATGGATCGACCTCTTTCTCAATTCCATTCCCTCCTTCAA GAAGCGTGCTGAAAGTGATCCTACTGTTCCTGATGCCCCTGTCAGAGCTGAAAAATTTGCTCAGAG atatgGTGATGTACTGGAGGACTTTAAGAAAGATCCGGAAAGCCATGGTGGCCCTCCTGATTGCATT CTTCTCTGCAGACTGCGGGAGATAATCCTTAGAGAGTTGGGATTTATagacatattcaagaaagtCAAG GATGAAGAGAATGCAAAGGCTATATCACTATTTAAGGATGTAGTTCAGCTTAATGATGCTATTGAAGATGAGCCCAAGCGCCTAGAAAATCTTGTCAGAGGAATATTTGCTGGGAATATCTTCGACCTCGGTTCTGCAGAG CTTGCTGAGGTTTTCTCAAAGGATGGAATGTCCTTTTTAGCTAGTTGTCAAAATCTTGTCCCTCGACCCTGGGTCATTGATGACTTGGACGCCTTTAAAGTGAAATGGAGCAAGAAATCATGGAAAAAG GTTGTCATCTTTGTTGATAATTCCGGTGCAGATATAATTTTGGGTATTTTGCCCTTTGCAAGAGAGCTACTGCGGCATGGAACTCAG GTTGTGTTGGCTGCCAATGACATGCCTTCCATCAATGATGTCACTTACACTGAACTGATAGAGATTATAGCAAAG TTGAAGGATGAAAACGGACAGCTTATGGGTGTCAACACGTCAAATCTTTTGATAGCCAATTCTGGAAATGATTTGCCG GTTATTGATCTTTCAAGAGTATCCCAAGTGCTAGCCTATCTAGCAAGTGATGCAGACCTAGTAGTATTGGAAGGAATG GGCCGTGGGATAGAGACAAATCTTTATGCTCAGTTTAAATGCGACTCTCTCAAGATTGGGATG GTGAAACATCCAGAGGTTGCTCAGTTCCTTGGGGGACGGCTTTATGATTGTGTTTTCAAGTACAATGAAGTCGtgagttaa
- the LOC7463357 gene encoding uncharacterized protein LOC7463357 produces METPFKNHHLLLLSVLLLILINHPSEGEAEDAAIISRFQQYLQINTAQPTPQYQQSADFLISQAKFIGLESQSIEFVQNKPLILLKWPGSDPTLPSILLNSHTDVVPVEHHKWTHHPFGAHVDSHGNIFARGSQDMKCVGMQYLEAIRRLKSSGFVPLRSVYLSFVPDEEIGGHDGAAKFADSDIFNSMNVGIVLDEGLASPDENYRTFYAERCPWWMVIKATGAPGHGAKLYDNSAMENLLKSIESVRRFRASQFDLVKAGLKAEGEVISVNMVFLKAGTPSPTGFVMNLQPSEAEAGFDIRVPPTADPESLERRIAEEWAPVSRNMTFQFKQQVSIHDKSVRPVVTKTDSSNPWWSLLEEAVRKANGKLGKPEIFPASTDARYFRQLGLPAIGFSPMANTPILLHDHNEFLNQDEYLKGIHIYEAIIKAYASYIEHTSDGSTRDEL; encoded by the exons ATGGAGACACCCTTCAAAAACCatcatctcctcctcctctccgTGCTTCTACTAATCCTTATAAATCATCCATCGGAAGGGGAAGCCGAAGATGCAGCAATCATATCAAGATTCCAACAATACCTTCAGATCAACACTGCACAACCCACCCCTCAATACCAACAATCAGCTGACTTTCTCATCTCCCAAGCCAAATTCATCGGCCTCGAATCCCAATCTATCGAATTTGTCCAAAACAAGCCACTCATCCTCCTCAAATGGCCTGGATCTGACCCGACTCTCCCTTCGATCCTTCTCAACTCACACACAGATGTCGTCCCAGTGGAACACCACAAGTGGACTCATCATCCTTTTGGCGCCCATGTTGATTCTCATGGTAATATCTTTGCTAGAGGGTCTCAGGACATGAAGTGCGTTGGTATGCAGTACTTGGAAGCTATTCGTCGCTTGAAGTCTTCTGGGTTTGTCCCACTTCGTTCTGTTTACTTATCCTTTGTCCCTGATGAAGAAATCGGTGGCCATGATGGTGCTGCGAAGTTTGCCGACTCTGATATCTTTAACAGTATGAATGTTGGCATAGTACTTGATGAAG GGTTGGCATCACCGGACGAGAATTACAGGACATTTTATGCGGAGAGGTGTCCTTGGTGGATGGTGATTAAGGCTACTGGGGCACCAGGACATGGAGCTAAATTGTATGATAATAGTGCTATGGAGAATCTTTTGAAAAGTATTGAGAGTGTGAGGAGGTTTAGAGCTTCTCAGTTTGATTTGGTGAAGGCTGGCTTGAAAGCTGAAGGAGAGGTCATATCTGTGAACATGGTCTTTCTTAAGGCTGGCACTCCTTCTCCTACT GGATTTGTCATGAATTTGCAGCCATCTGAAGCAGAAGCAGGTTTTGATATTCGAGTCCCACCAACTGCAGATCCAGAATCTTTGGAGAGACGAATTGCAGAAGAGTGGGCTCCTGTTTCACGTAATATGACATTCCAG TTTAAGCAGCAAGTTTCAATACATGATAAGTCTGTGAGGCCAGTAGTTACGAAGACTGACAGTTCTAATCCATGGTGGAGCCTGCTTGAGGAAGCTGTCAGAAAAGCTAATGGAAAACTTGGTAAGCCAGAGATCTTTCCTGCGTCAACTGACGCTCGCTACTTTCGGCAACTAGGCCTGCCAGCAATTGGCTTCTCTCCGATGGCCAACACACCTATACTACTGCATGACCACAATGAG TTCCTGAACCAAGACGAATACCTGAAAGGCATCCATATTTATGAGGCAATAATTAAAGCTTATGCATCTTACATCGAGCACACAAGCGATGGAAGCACAAGAGATGAGTTGTGA
- the LOC7463355 gene encoding protein THYLAKOID ASSEMBLY 8, chloroplastic has translation MTTTTQTISSFHFLKNPWTPTTTQTILRPMNRTIRAAASVRSLNRKPLQKGRNLSIEAIQTIQALKLAYNNDKSLLDQVFRSKFSRLLKFDMTAVLRELLRQNHCLLALKVFEDIRVEHWYKPKVLLYNDMIQVMASNGFIEEVQLLFRYLESEITGDLQFKTDEFNQLLATLISFKLGGLVMECYEWMKSVVVGCEPDRSTFKLLVKGLESIGEFELSVVVRQDAYKFYGESLDFEAEEEGIAS, from the exons ATGACGACGACGACACAAACTATTAGTAGTTTCCATTTCCTTAAAAACCCATGGACACCAACAACAACACAAACAATTCTTCGTCCAATGAATAGAACAATAAGAGCTGCTGCTAGTGTTAGAAGCCTAAATCGAAAGCCGCTCCAGAAAGGTAGAAACCTCAGCATCGAAGCCATCCAAACAATACAAGCCTTAAAACTAGCTTACAACAACGACAAGTCGCTGCTTGACCAAGTCTTCCGTTCTAAATTCAGCCGATTGTTGAAGTTCGACATGACTGCAGTTCTTCGCGAACTCCTCCGCCAGAACCACTGCCTCTTGGCTCTCAAG gttTTTGAGGATATTCGAGTGGAGCACTGGTACAAGCCAAAGGTGTTGTTGTATAATGACATGATTCAAGTAATGGCTAGCAATGGATTCATTGAAGAGGTTCAACTTCTTTTTAGGTACCTGGAGAGTGAAATTACAGGTGATTTACAGTTTAAAACAGATGAATTTAATCAACTGTTGGCAACTCTGATCAGTTTTAAGCTGGGTGGACTTGTTATGGAGTGCTATGAATGGATGAAGTCTGTTGTAGTAGGGTGTGAACCTGATAGGTCCACGTTTAAATTACTTGTGAAAGGTTTAGAGTCGATTGGCGAATTCGAGCTTTCGGTTGTTGTAAGGCAGGATGCTTACAAGTTTTATGGTGAATCCCTCGATTTTGAGGCGGAGGAGGAAGGGATAGCAAGTTGA
- the LOC7463354 gene encoding glutamate--tRNA ligase, chloroplastic/mitochondrial isoform X2, whose protein sequence is MANSIIAGTPWMRIRVIPEISFPILRSSSSLYNHKVSFLFPTRRRFSVSAIASTEKEQVRVRFAPSPTGNLHVGGARTALFNYLFARSKGGKFVLRIEDTDLERSTKESEEAVLRDLSWLGLDWDEGPGVGGDYGPYRQSERNSLYKQHAEKLVESGHVYRCFCSNEELEQMKEIAKLKQLPPVYTGKWANAMDDEVQEELAKGTPYTYRFRVPKEGRLTINDLIRGEVSWNYDTLGDFVIMRSNGQPVYNFCVTVDDATMAISHVIRAEEHLPNTLRQALIYKALGFPMPHFAHVSLILAPDRSKLSKRHGATSVGQYREMGYLPRAMVNYLALLGWGDGTENEFFTLEQLVEKFSIGRVNKSGAVFDSTKLRWMNGQHLRALPSDKLNKLVGERWKSSGILVESEGPFIEEAVLLLKDGIELVTDSDKVLSNLLSYPLHATLSSPEGKVMIQNKLSEVSSGLLAAYDSGELLNALEEGHSGWQKWVKNFGKTMKLKGKSLFMPLRVLLTGKLHGPDMGSSIILLHQAGTGDMVSSQAEFVTLKERFGVLREIDWEALNKDQPPLEPAAIAAN, encoded by the exons ATGGCGAATAGTATCATAGCAGGGACGCCATGGATGAGAATCAGGGTTATCCCTGAAATTTCGTTTCCCATTCTACGTTCTTCATCCTCCCTTTACAACCACAAagtctctttcctttttccaacTAGAAGACGATTTTCAGTCTCTGCCATTGCTAGTACTGAAAAAGAACAGGTTAGAGTCCGTTTTGCTCCCTCGCCTACTGGAAACCTCCATGTTGGTGGTGCTAGAACTGCTCTCTTTAATTATCTCTTTGCTAG gtcTAAAGGTGGGAAATTTGTGTTGAGGATTGAGGATACTGACTTGGAGAGGTCGACTAAAGAATCCGAGGAGGCAGTGCTTCGGGATCTTTCTTGGCTTGGTCTTGACTGGGATGAAG GTCCTGGGGTTGGTGGAGACTATGGTCCATATCGGCAATCAGAGAGGAATTCTCTCTATAAGCAGCATGCTGAGAAACTTGTAGAATCTGGTCATGTTTATCGCTGCTTCTGCTCTAATGAG GAACTTGAGCAAATGAAGGAGATTGCAAAATTGAAGCAACTGCCTCCAGTATACACAGGAAAGTGGGCTAATGCAATGGATGATGAAGTACAGGAAGAGCTGGCAAAGGGAACTCCATACACTTATAGATTTCGTGTGCCTAAGGAAGGGCGTTTGACAATTAATGATCTTATTCGGGGCGAG GTTAGTTGGAATTATGACACACTTGGAGATTTTGTGATCATGAGGAGCAATGGACAACCTGTGTACAACTTTTGTGTCACTGTTGATGATGCTACCATGGCTATCTCACATGTTATCAG AGCTGAAGAGCATTTACCAAATACTCTCAGGCAAGCACTAATATACAAG GCCCTTGGATTCCCCATGCCTCACTTTGCACATGTTTCTTTAATTCTTGCACCTGATAGAAGTAAATTATCAAAACGACATGGTGCAACTTCAGTGGGTCAG TATAGGGAGATGGGTTATCTGCCCCGGGCAATGGTGAATTACTTGGCACTTTTAGGTTGGGGTGATGGaacagaaaatgaattttttaccCTTGAGCAACTTG ttgaaaaattctcaattgGTCGTGTTAACAAAAGCGGCGCTGTTTTTGATTCTACCAAGTTGAG GTGGATGAATGGCCAGCATTTAAGAGCACTTCCATCAGATAAACTGAACAAACTTGTTGGTGAACGCTGGAAAAGCAGTGGCATTCTCGTAGAGTCAGAAGGACCATTTATAGAA GAGGCAGTTCTGCTTCTCAAGGATGGGATTGAGCTGGTAACTGATTCAGACAAAGTGCTCTCAAATTTGCTATCATATCCCTTACATGCTACTTTATCAAG TCCTGAAGGTAAAGTTATGATACAAAATAAGCTTTCTGAGGTCTCATCCGGGTTGTTAGCTGCATATGACAGTGGCGAACTCCTTAATGCCCTGGAAGAAGGCCATTCTGGTTGGCAGAAGTGGGTAAAGAATTTTGGAAAAACAATGAAGCTGAAG GGGAAATCTCTTTTCATGCCTCTCCGAGTGTTGCTAACTGGAAAACTCCACGGTCCTGACATGGGCTCTAGCATAATCCTGCTCCATCAAGCTGGAACTGGGGATATGGTTTCTTCCCAAGCTGAGTTTGTGACATTGAAGGAGAGGTTTGGAGTACTGAGGGAAATAGACTGGGAAGCACTGAACAAGGATCAACCTCCTTTGGAACCCGCAGCTATAGCAGCAAATTGA